The Desulfuromonadales bacterium nucleotide sequence AGCGGCATCGAAAAAAAAGATCTCCAGTTGATAGCCGGTCTCCCGCACCGCCTGCAGGGTCGATTCGAGGCCGGCCAGGAAGTCCCGATTGCGGATATCGATGACCACCGCCACCTCCGAAGTCGTACGGACTCCCTGCTCGGCCAGTGTCAGGAATTGCGGCAGCAGAGCCAGGGGCAGGTTATCGACGACGAAAAAGCCTTCATCCTCCAGGGCCCGGGCGGCCGTACTTTTTCCGGAACCGGAGAGGCCGGTGATGATGATGACCCGCTTCCGGCTCATTCGAGGTTGTCCCCGATAATGGTATGAGCATGCAGCCGGGCAGTCTCCGCCATCCGCTCCTCCAACCGGTCCTGAAATTCTAGGGCGCTGTGGTAACCCATCTCCTTCAGCAGCTGGTTGCGGGCCGCCACCTCGACGATGGAGGTAATGTTCCGCCCCGGGCGAACCGGAATCCGCAGCAGCGGGATGGTCAGGCCGAGCGACGAATATTGCTGCTCCTCCAGCCCCAGCCGGTCGTATTCCTTTCCTTCCTCCCACTCCACCAGTTCGACGGCCAGATCGATTTTTTTGCGCTCGCGGATGGCCGCCACCCCGAAGAGATGCTTGATATTGATGATTCCCAGACCGCGGATTTCCATATGGTAATGGAGCAGGTCCATCCCTTCGCCGAAGAGTACGGCCGGCAGCTTCATGCGTACCTTGACGATGTCGTCGGCCACCAGCCGATGGCCGCGCAGAACCAGGTCAAGAGCGCACTCGCTCTTGCCGACCCCGCTCTTGCCAAGCAGCAGAACCCCGACGCCCAGCACGTCGACCAGCACGCCGTGCACGGTGGTGGAAGGAAGCAGACGCTCCTCGAGAAAGTTGGTGATGAGGGAAATGAAAGTGGAACTCTGGTGATGGGTGCGCAGCAGCGGAATGCCCTGCTGTTCCGTCTCGCGGATCAGGAACGCCGGAGGCGACTGCCCCTTGGTGATGATGAAACAGGAGATGTCCAGGGCGCAGAGCCGGCGCAGGTTGACCTCGGCTTTCTCGGCCGGCAGTGACTCGAGGTAGGTCAGTTCGGTCGAACCGAGCACCTGAATGCGATCCGGATGCAGATTGGTCGTATAGCCCGCCAGGGCCAGGCCAGGCTTCTGAATGCGCGGCACCTGCACCAGGTGCGCCAGTCCGGCTTCGCCTGCGAGCAGTTCGAGGTCGAGACCCGCCTCCTTTTCGCTCAACAGTTCCTGGATACTCAATCCGCCCATGAACAGGTCACCCTAGAGTTTTTCTTCCTCTTCGGAGATGATCCGAAAGATTTCCTCGCTTCCGGCAGCGTCCAGCAGCCGGCGCCGAACCACAGGATTCTTGAGCAGCTTGGAGATGCGGGCCAGGGTCTTCAGATGTATGCCTACCGACTCCTCGGGAGCAATCAGGAGAAAGAAAAGATGGGCAGGTTTGCCGTCCATGGAATCGAAATCGACCCCTTGCCGGCTGCGGCCAAAAGAGATCAAGAGCTTCTTGATATCCTTGAGCTTGCCATGCGGAATGGCTACTCCCTCACCGATGCCGGTGCTGCCGAGCCGCTCCCGCTCCTGCAGAACCCGGATGACTTCGTCGCGATCAAGACCGTTTGCCACCTTCATCATGACATCGGTGAGTTCTGCCAACGCCTCGTTTTTCCCGGTTGCCTCGATATCCGCCGCGATGGCAGCGGGATGCAAAAGATCGACAATCTTCATGGGAATCAGGTACTACCCCTTTCGCAACTGACAAAAGGCGGGGGGAAGGCATTACACCTTCCCCCCGCCGGATGTCGCCGATTACTTGCTCTGCGGAACGATAAGGCCGTAGTTGCCGTCCTTGCGCCGGTACACCACGTTGATGTCTTCGGTGGCAGAGTCGGTGTAGACCAGAAATTCCTTGTGCAGCAGATCCATCTGCATGACCGCCTCTTCTACGGACATCGGCTTGACCGGAAAGCTGCGGCTGCGGATGATGACCGGCTCGCCGCCGCCCTCATCGATACTTTCAGCGGTCACCACTCGTTTTTCGACCTGGCGCTCACGACCGCTGGCAGGTTTGTGCTGCTTGATTTTTTCCTTGTAGCGCTTGAGTTGCCTCTCGATCTTGTCCACCACCGCGTCGATGGCGGCATACATGTCGTTGGTCTCCTCCGACCCCTTGATGGTGATTCCTTTGGCAACGATGGTCACCTCGGCCTTGTGCCGAATCTTTTTCTCGACGGAAAGGGCGACCTGGGCATCGATTGGCTCCTCGATGTATTTCTTGACGCGGGAAAGTTTTTCCTCAACGTAAGCGCGCACCGGCTCGCTGGCATCCATATGTCTGAATGTGACGGCAATTTGCATAGTCTCGAACCTCCTGATGAAAAGGCCCCGAACAGGGGGCTTGATGTTCCGTCCTTGATTATAAGTATAACTTTCCGGCGACCTTTGGCCACAAGCGAAAAGTTAAAATAGCCGCCGGCGTTCGGTAGAGGAACCGATGCCGAGCATCTCCCGGTATTTGGTGACTGTGCGGCGGGCGATGTCGATGCCGTGCTGCCTGAGCATCTCCACGAGCTTCTGGTCCGAATAGGGTTTCTTGGGATTTTCACCGGAGACGATATCCCTGATCCGGTTCTTGACGCTCTCCGAGGCGATCGAATCGCCACCCGTGGTACTGATGCTGCTGTTGAAGAAATACTTCAGCTCAAACAGCCCTTGCGGGGTCTGTACATACTTGTTTGTGGTCACCCGGCTGATGGTCGATTCGTGCATTTCGATATCTTCCGCCACATCCCGCAAGACCAGCGGCTTGAGATACTCGATCCCCCGGTCGAAAAACTCCCGCTGAAACTTGATGATGCTCTTGGTGACCTTGTAGATGGTCCGCTGCCGCTGATGGATGCTCTTGATCAGCCAGATCGCACCGCGCAACTTCTCCTGGATGTACACCCCGGCCTTTTCGTCAATGTTGCTGCCCGCGGCGAGGGCACTGCGATAGAAGGCGTTGATGCGCAGATTCGGCAACCCCTCGTCATTGAGCACGACCACGTATTCCTCACCGATCTTGTAGACGAAAATGTCGGGGATGATATAGTGCACGTCCTCCTGCCCATAGGCACTGCCTGGCCGGGGATCGAGATTGGAGATGATCTTGGCGGCGGCCAGCACCTCATCGAGACCGACTCCCAGCGCCTTGGCGATGACCGGGTACTTGCGTGTCTCGAGTTCGGCGATATGGTCAGCCAGGATCTTCTCGACCAGAGAACCACGCATTCCCAATTGCTCCACCTGGCGGAGCAGACACTCCTGCAGGGAGCGGCAGGCCACCCCCGGTGGATCGAGCTCCTGGACGACCGCGAGCACTTTTTCCACGTCGGCCGCAGTGACCCCGACAGCCTCGGCAATCTCCTCGGATGACGCTTTCAGATAGCCGTCGTTATCCAGATTGCCGATGATTTCGGAGGCCACCCGCCGTTCGAGATCGCCGAGGCGGGAGAGGTTCAGCTGCCACATGAGGTGGTCGCTCAGGGTACTCGTTTTGGTCAGCAGGTTCTCGTAAGAGGGTCGATCCTCATCCTCCTCGTAGCAATCCGCCGCCGACCCTCCGAGGTTGTAACCCTCCAGGTAGGTCTGCCAGTCGATATCATTCAGGCCATCGCTCTCACCGGAAACTTCCTTGATTTCCTCGCCGGAAGAGATCACCTCCTGAAGTTCGGCCGCTTCCTCCCTCGCCTCCTTCTCCTCGAGGATCTCCGTTCCTTCTTCGAGGATGGGATTTTCCTCAAGCTCCTGCTGCACCAGGTCGACCAGTTCCATCCGGGAGAGCTGCAGAAGCTTGATCGCCTGCTGGAGCTGTGGCGTCATCACCAGCTGCTGGCTCAGTTTCAGTTGTTGGCGGATCTCTAGGGCCATGGGCACTTCCAGTCAGTTATCCGTTGTCCGTTGTCTGTTGTCAGGAACCGGTGCGCCATGGACAACGGACCACGGACGGTTTTCAAAGCCGAAATTTTTCCCCCAGGTAGATGGCCCGGGCTTTCGGACTGGCGGCGATCAGGGCGGGTTCGCCAAATTCGAGAATCTCCCCGGCGTTGAGAATATACGCCTGGTCGCAGACGCCCAGGGTTTCACGCACGTTGTGGTCTGATATCAGCACGCCGATACCCCTGGATTTGAGCTGGGAGATGATGTTCTGGATATCGATCACCGCGATGGGATCGATGCCGGCAAACGGTTCGTCGAGCAGGATAAAGGCCGGCTCGATGACCAGGGCGCGAGCGATTTCGACGCGCCGCCGCTCCCCCCCCGACAAGGCATAACCATAGGACTTGGCCACATGGGTCAGCCGGAGATCCTCGAGGAGCTGCTCCTTGCGTTCACGCCGTTCACTGGCGCTCAAAGCCAACGTCTCGAGGATGGCCAGGAGATTTTCCTCGACGGTCATCTTGCGGAAAACCGAGGCTTCCTGAGGGAGATAGGAAATCCCTGCCCGCGCCCGCCGATACATGGGCAGGTCGGTCAATTCCATTTCGTCCAGAAAAATTTTCCCCTGGTCGGGCCGCACCAGACCGACCACCATATAAAAGGAGGTCGTTTTGCCCGCCCCATTCGGCCCCAGCAGCCCGATGACCTCGCCGGAGCAGACTTCCAGATCGACATCCTTGACCACCTGCCGTCCGCGGTAAGTCTTGCACAGCCCCGCCGCCCGCAGCCGACGCTTCACGGTTTCTCCTCTTTTGGATGAAAAATGGCGTTCACCCGGGAGCCCTCTCGTCCCTGGACGACACTCTTCTCTTCGCCGAGAAAAACCGTGATGACATCTCCTTCGACAAAATCCGCTCCCTGGTGGACCCGGGCGTTGCCGGTCAGGACAATCCGGCCGTCGGCCTGGTAAAAAACAGCCTTCTCGGCCGTCGCTACCCGATCTCCCTGAACGATGCGGACATCGCGGTCCGCTTCGACCCGATCGATATCCTTGCTCCCCTCGCTGTAGATAAGGGTCAATACGGCAGAGTAGATCACCACTTCTCCCTGCCGGGCAACCACATTGCCGAGAAATTTCACCTGGCGGGCCGCATCATCGGCCTCGAGCCGGTCCGAGGTGATATTGATCGGCTGGCTGCTGTCGTAGCTGCCGGCCGGCGTTTTCCCGGCGGCCAAGGTGAAACCTGCAGGCAAAAGGAGCAGGCACAATATCAAAAAGAGGTTACGCATCATCCTTTTTTCCCGTTTCCAACCGTCCCTTCGACCCGGGCGCGAACAGCAGAGAGCAGTTCAAGGGTATGATTCACGACGCTCAAGCGCATTCCGTTACCCGTCAACTCCATCCGGTCGGAAATCATCCGTACCGGAGCTGCGGTCCGGATCACCCGGTCGGCCTCGCCATAGGTGATATGTTCGGTGTAAAGAGCAAAACCGCGGGGGCTTTTCACCACAACATCGCCATGGACTTCCACTTCCCGGCTGTCGGACCGGAAAGAGCCGCTGCGGGCGGTCAGGATCACATCCTCGGCGCCGCTGCGGTCATAGAAAATCATGCGGATATTTTCGATACGCGTCACTCCTTCGCCCACGCTGTGGGCCGCGGAATCGGCAACCAGCATCCAGCGCCGGAAACCGTCGCTGGTTTCCGTATAGCGTATCTCTTTCAGGGCGAGATCGATATTGCGCGGCAGCGCCTCGAGGGCCTCGTCCGGCGAAGGTCCCTGGAAGTTGCGAATCACGGTGACGGTCAGGGCGCCGGCCAGCACCAGAATGACCAACGCCAGGAGGTTACGGATATTCAGTCTGCGAATCATAAGTGAGAGGCAGTATACCATCCCCGCCATAGGGTGTAAAGACGATTTGCCAGCAGTTGGCATGGGAATTGAAAGCGGTCAATTCTGCTGACTTTCGAAATATCGCGAGGTCACCTCGGACCAGTGGCCGCTCTCCTGAAGCAGCAGGTCACAGACCTCGCGAACAGCCCCCCGCCCGCCGGGGTGGCGGGTCACGTAGTGGACGAAAGGCTTGATCTCGCCGACGGCATCGGCTGGCGCCACGGCCCAACCCGCCCGCCGCAAAACCGGCAGATCGGGCAGGTCATCCCCCATATAGGCCACCTCGTCAGCCGCCAGATGGAGGTTTCGCAGTATCTCCTCGAATGGCACCAGCTTGTCTTTGGCGCCCTGGTAGACGATGTCGATGCCGAGCTCGCGGGCTCTGATGTTGACCACTTCGGACTGCCGCCCGGTGATAATGCCGACCTGCACGCCTGCGCGTTGCAGCAGCTTGAGCCCGTGCCCGTCCTTGACGTCGAAGGCCTTGGTCTCGACGCCCTGGGCATCGTAAATGATTCGGCCGTCGGTCAGGACGCCGTCGACGTCGAGAAGCAGCAGCCGAATACGGTGCAGGCGCTCCCGCATCAGACCACTCCCGCCCGCAGCAGATCGTGCAGGTGGATGATGCCCACCGGGGCGCGGCTTTCTTCGGATTCGAAAACGAAAAGCGAGGTGATGGCGTGCTCTTCCATCCGCTGCAGCGCCTTGGCCGCCAGATTGGAACGCAGGATGCGTTTGGGGTTGAGGGTCATGAACTCGGTGATCGGACGG carries:
- the hprK gene encoding HPr(Ser) kinase/phosphatase; this translates as MGGLSIQELLSEKEAGLDLELLAGEAGLAHLVQVPRIQKPGLALAGYTTNLHPDRIQVLGSTELTYLESLPAEKAEVNLRRLCALDISCFIITKGQSPPAFLIRETEQQGIPLLRTHHQSSTFISLITNFLEERLLPSTTVHGVLVDVLGVGVLLLGKSGVGKSECALDLVLRGHRLVADDIVKVRMKLPAVLFGEGMDLLHYHMEIRGLGIINIKHLFGVAAIRERKKIDLAVELVEWEEGKEYDRLGLEEQQYSSLGLTIPLLRIPVRPGRNITSIVEVAARNQLLKEMGYHSALEFQDRLEERMAETARLHAHTIIGDNLE
- a CDS encoding PTS sugar transporter subunit IIA, with the translated sequence MKIVDLLHPAAIAADIEATGKNEALAELTDVMMKVANGLDRDEVIRVLQERERLGSTGIGEGVAIPHGKLKDIKKLLISFGRSRQGVDFDSMDGKPAHLFFLLIAPEESVGIHLKTLARISKLLKNPVVRRRLLDAAGSEEIFRIISEEEEKL
- the raiA gene encoding ribosome-associated translation inhibitor RaiA; translated protein: MQIAVTFRHMDASEPVRAYVEEKLSRVKKYIEEPIDAQVALSVEKKIRHKAEVTIVAKGITIKGSEETNDMYAAIDAVVDKIERQLKRYKEKIKQHKPASGRERQVEKRVVTAESIDEGGGEPVIIRSRSFPVKPMSVEEAVMQMDLLHKEFLVYTDSATEDINVVYRRKDGNYGLIVPQSK
- the rpoN gene encoding RNA polymerase factor sigma-54 produces the protein MALEIRQQLKLSQQLVMTPQLQQAIKLLQLSRMELVDLVQQELEENPILEEGTEILEEKEAREEAAELQEVISSGEEIKEVSGESDGLNDIDWQTYLEGYNLGGSAADCYEEDEDRPSYENLLTKTSTLSDHLMWQLNLSRLGDLERRVASEIIGNLDNDGYLKASSEEIAEAVGVTAADVEKVLAVVQELDPPGVACRSLQECLLRQVEQLGMRGSLVEKILADHIAELETRKYPVIAKALGVGLDEVLAAAKIISNLDPRPGSAYGQEDVHYIIPDIFVYKIGEEYVVVLNDEGLPNLRINAFYRSALAAGSNIDEKAGVYIQEKLRGAIWLIKSIHQRQRTIYKVTKSIIKFQREFFDRGIEYLKPLVLRDVAEDIEMHESTISRVTTNKYVQTPQGLFELKYFFNSSISTTGGDSIASESVKNRIRDIVSGENPKKPYSDQKLVEMLRQHGIDIARRTVTKYREMLGIGSSTERRRLF
- the lptB gene encoding LPS export ABC transporter ATP-binding protein, producing the protein MKRRLRAAGLCKTYRGRQVVKDVDLEVCSGEVIGLLGPNGAGKTTSFYMVVGLVRPDQGKIFLDEMELTDLPMYRRARAGISYLPQEASVFRKMTVEENLLAILETLALSASERRERKEQLLEDLRLTHVAKSYGYALSGGERRRVEIARALVIEPAFILLDEPFAGIDPIAVIDIQNIISQLKSRGIGVLISDHNVRETLGVCDQAYILNAGEILEFGEPALIAASPKARAIYLGEKFRL
- the lptA gene encoding lipopolysaccharide transport periplasmic protein LptA; protein product: MAAGKTPAGSYDSSQPINITSDRLEADDAARQVKFLGNVVARQGEVVIYSAVLTLIYSEGSKDIDRVEADRDVRIVQGDRVATAEKAVFYQADGRIVLTGNARVHQGADFVEGDVITVFLGEEKSVVQGREGSRVNAIFHPKEEKP
- the lptC gene encoding LPS export ABC transporter periplasmic protein LptC — encoded protein: MIRRLNIRNLLALVILVLAGALTVTVIRNFQGPSPDEALEALPRNIDLALKEIRYTETSDGFRRWMLVADSAAHSVGEGVTRIENIRMIFYDRSGAEDVILTARSGSFRSDSREVEVHGDVVVKSPRGFALYTEHITYGEADRVIRTAAPVRMISDRMELTGNGMRLSVVNHTLELLSAVRARVEGTVGNGKKG
- a CDS encoding HAD-IIIA family hydrolase; translation: MRERLHRIRLLLLDVDGVLTDGRIIYDAQGVETKAFDVKDGHGLKLLQRAGVQVGIITGRQSEVVNIRARELGIDIVYQGAKDKLVPFEEILRNLHLAADEVAYMGDDLPDLPVLRRAGWAVAPADAVGEIKPFVHYVTRHPGGRGAVREVCDLLLQESGHWSEVTSRYFESQQN